The proteins below come from a single Comamonas antarctica genomic window:
- the tolA gene encoding cell envelope integrity protein TolA, whose amino-acid sequence MPRPPEHDPFAPPPPPPRLRAWLLAIVAHGLLVAALLWAVRTPPAMQEAAVEAEIWSALPQEAAPPAPTPEPTPASEPKPEPEVKPEPPPPPPPPVVAPPPPPPPAVAPKDDDNEAEIALERKKKREAAEKAEREKAEKAKAEREKKEQERREKLEAEKKERLEKEKAEKAEKAKQEKADRAKQEKADKAKAEREEKAREEKAREEKARAEKAEKEEKAKAEKAKADKAAADKRKKEEAAKEAKEAEARRAANVARMQAAAGAGSESSRGSAERASSPNQGQGNGSATGGPSAGYGAKVAAKVKPNIVYPDDVAGNPRAEVAVRTSPDGTIVSVRVTQSSGNAAWDEAVVRALHKTDTLPRDINGRVPSSLTIGFRPRD is encoded by the coding sequence ATGCCACGTCCGCCAGAACACGATCCCTTCGCCCCGCCTCCACCGCCGCCGCGCCTGCGCGCCTGGCTTCTGGCGATCGTGGCGCACGGCCTGCTCGTGGCGGCGCTGCTGTGGGCGGTGCGCACGCCACCCGCCATGCAGGAGGCCGCCGTCGAGGCAGAGATCTGGTCGGCCCTGCCGCAGGAAGCGGCTCCGCCGGCGCCCACGCCCGAGCCGACGCCAGCGTCCGAGCCGAAACCCGAACCCGAAGTGAAGCCCGAGCCGCCACCACCGCCACCGCCGCCCGTGGTGGCGCCACCGCCGCCGCCGCCCCCAGCCGTGGCGCCAAAGGACGACGACAACGAAGCCGAGATCGCGCTGGAGCGCAAGAAAAAGCGCGAAGCCGCCGAAAAGGCCGAGCGCGAAAAGGCCGAAAAAGCCAAGGCCGAGCGCGAGAAGAAGGAACAGGAGCGCCGCGAAAAACTCGAGGCCGAGAAGAAGGAACGCCTGGAGAAGGAAAAAGCCGAGAAGGCGGAAAAGGCCAAGCAGGAAAAGGCCGATCGGGCCAAGCAGGAAAAGGCCGATAAGGCCAAGGCCGAGCGCGAGGAAAAAGCGCGTGAGGAAAAGGCACGCGAAGAAAAAGCGCGCGCGGAAAAAGCCGAGAAGGAAGAAAAGGCCAAGGCCGAGAAAGCCAAGGCCGACAAGGCGGCCGCGGACAAGCGCAAGAAGGAAGAAGCCGCCAAGGAAGCCAAGGAGGCCGAAGCACGCCGTGCGGCCAATGTGGCGCGCATGCAGGCCGCGGCCGGCGCCGGCTCCGAATCCTCGCGTGGCAGCGCCGAGCGCGCCAGCAGCCCGAACCAGGGCCAGGGCAATGGCTCGGCCACGGGCGGGCCTTCGGCCGGCTATGGCGCCAAGGTCGCGGCCAAGGTCAAGCCCAACATCGTCTATCCAGATGACGTCGCCGGCAACCCGCGCGCCGAAGTCGCGGTGCGCACCTCGCCCGACGGCACCATCGTCAGCGTGCGCGTGACCCAGTCCAGCGGCAACGCGGCCTGGGATGAAGCCGTGGTGCGCGCGCTGCACAAGACCGATACGCTGCCGCGGGACATCAACGGACGGGTGCCGAGTTCGCTGACGATCGGCTTCCGGCCGCGCGACTGA
- a CDS encoding BamA/TamA family outer membrane protein, with product MWSSTHRASRRTRRLGGACALLLSCGAAWGQSTAALGDQIETQAVRTQETAGPHPVDRKPSFVVMPIPMSDPMLGTGLTLAAAALYNPNGSERPWVTGAGVLATSNGSHAYGAFQQASFLEDRLRVLAFAGKADMNLRFYGIGSAAGEQGISVPTRDSGDVVLAQALYGVTKNLFLGLRLQSTHIKTELDLSEVGNRLGVSLPAIDLDHRTVLLGPALDYDTRDNQFMPRKGDYATLRIGFSSPSLGSDLSYRNLRAGYARYWPLNPRWTLAGRVSTCAVDGRVPFPELCLYGAQKDLRGYPTGQYRDRNLYAAQAELRWHFGERFGAVFFAGTGAVARKYSELFKETQLPSAGAGLRWMASKKYGVNVSVDVAVGRDGHAVYFYIGEAF from the coding sequence ATGTGGTCGTCAACCCACCGCGCTAGCCGGCGCACCCGGCGGCTCGGCGGGGCCTGCGCGCTGTTGCTGTCTTGCGGCGCGGCCTGGGGCCAGAGCACCGCGGCGCTGGGCGACCAGATCGAGACCCAGGCGGTGCGCACGCAGGAGACCGCGGGCCCGCACCCGGTGGACCGCAAGCCCAGCTTCGTGGTCATGCCGATCCCGATGTCGGACCCGATGCTGGGCACCGGGCTCACACTGGCCGCGGCCGCGCTCTACAACCCCAACGGCAGCGAGCGGCCCTGGGTCACGGGGGCAGGCGTGCTGGCCACCAGCAATGGCAGCCATGCCTATGGCGCCTTCCAGCAGGCGAGCTTTCTCGAGGACCGGCTGCGGGTGCTGGCATTTGCCGGCAAAGCCGACATGAACCTGCGCTTCTACGGCATCGGCTCCGCGGCGGGCGAGCAGGGCATCTCGGTGCCCACGCGCGACTCCGGCGACGTGGTGTTGGCGCAGGCGCTGTACGGCGTCACCAAGAACCTCTTCCTCGGCCTGCGCCTGCAAAGCACGCACATCAAGACCGAGCTCGATCTGAGCGAAGTCGGCAACCGGCTGGGCGTGAGCCTGCCTGCCATCGACCTGGACCACCGCACCGTGCTGCTGGGCCCGGCGCTCGACTACGACACGCGCGACAACCAGTTCATGCCGCGCAAGGGCGATTACGCCACGTTGCGCATCGGCTTCTCCAGCCCCAGCCTGGGCAGCGACCTGAGCTACCGCAATCTGCGCGCCGGGTATGCGAGGTATTGGCCGCTGAACCCGCGCTGGACGCTGGCCGGCCGGGTCTCGACCTGCGCCGTGGATGGCCGCGTGCCGTTTCCCGAACTGTGCCTCTATGGCGCGCAAAAGGACTTGCGCGGCTATCCGACCGGGCAATACCGCGACCGCAATCTCTATGCGGCGCAAGCCGAGCTGCGCTGGCATTTCGGCGAGCGCTTTGGCGCGGTGTTCTTTGCCGGCACGGGCGCCGTCGCCCGCAAGTACTCCGAGCTGTTCAAGGAAACGCAGCTGCCGTCGGCCGGCGCCGGCCTGCGCTGGATGGCCAGCAAGAAATACGGCGTGAACGTCAGCGTCGACGTGGCCGTCGGACGCGACGGCCACGCCGTCTATTTCTATATCGGCGAGGCGTTCTAG
- a CDS encoding response regulator transcription factor has product MAVVHLINSDEHTRCATGSLLAAAGYKVHTYAVAGDYLVMEPDNEVGCLLLSLHLPGVNGLKFQAALRRYPAYERPIIFLTANADVASTVQAMQAGARDFLTEPVDGETLLAAVRAAVEHDQRRRANQALCDFVRSSIAALSERERKVLDGIAQGRLNKQLAVELGVSERTIKADRSQVMHRLGVRSLAEMVKLLIEARCDRGGFS; this is encoded by the coding sequence ATGGCTGTAGTTCATCTCATCAACAGTGACGAGCACACCCGCTGCGCGACCGGCAGCCTGCTGGCGGCTGCGGGCTACAAGGTGCATACCTATGCCGTGGCCGGCGACTATCTGGTCATGGAGCCGGACAACGAGGTCGGCTGCCTGCTGCTGTCGCTGCACCTGCCCGGCGTGAACGGCCTGAAGTTCCAGGCGGCGCTGCGCCGCTATCCGGCCTACGAGCGCCCGATCATCTTTCTCACCGCCAACGCCGATGTGGCTTCGACCGTGCAGGCCATGCAGGCGGGCGCGCGTGACTTCCTCACCGAGCCCGTGGATGGCGAGACGCTGCTGGCCGCCGTGCGCGCCGCGGTCGAGCACGACCAGCGCCGGCGCGCCAACCAGGCGCTGTGCGATTTCGTGCGCAGCAGTATTGCCGCGCTCAGCGAGCGCGAGCGCAAGGTGCTCGACGGCATTGCCCAAGGGCGGCTCAACAAGCAGCTGGCGGTGGAACTGGGCGTCAGCGAACGCACCATCAAGGCCGACCGTTCGCAGGTGATGCACCGCCTGGGCGTGCGCTCCCTGGCGGAGATGGTGAAGTTGCTAATCGAGGCACGCTGCGACCGCGGCGGCTTCTCCTGA
- a CDS encoding DUF2092 domain-containing protein, which translates to MKHAILAWGLAFAGALGTVSAMAQTAAAPTLLEPQAVEALRKMGRHLQSLQSFSLKAQTATDQVLVNGQKVQLDAALTLWAHRPNRLRVDFESDRRQRQFYYDGRSVTVYGKASNYYAQFAAPPTLDQLFGRVFEEFGIDLPLADLFAWGDPAAKPEQLITALAIGPATVRGVPCEQYAFRQDGLDWQLWIQRGAQPLPRRLVLTTTDDPARPQYTVDLDWVPGDTPPDSTFAFVPPDGAQAIQAVRANAIANTAR; encoded by the coding sequence ATGAAACATGCGATCCTGGCCTGGGGGCTGGCCTTTGCCGGTGCCCTCGGAACCGTCTCCGCGATGGCGCAAACCGCGGCCGCGCCGACGTTGCTCGAACCCCAGGCCGTCGAGGCGCTGCGCAAGATGGGGCGCCATCTGCAGTCGCTGCAGTCGTTCAGCCTCAAGGCCCAGACTGCCACCGACCAGGTGCTGGTGAACGGACAGAAGGTGCAGCTGGATGCGGCGTTGACGCTATGGGCACACCGGCCCAACCGGCTGCGCGTCGACTTCGAGAGCGACCGGCGCCAGCGCCAGTTCTACTACGACGGCAGGTCGGTCACGGTCTATGGCAAGGCCTCGAACTACTACGCCCAGTTCGCGGCGCCGCCGACGCTCGACCAGCTGTTTGGCCGGGTCTTCGAGGAATTCGGCATCGATCTGCCGCTGGCCGATCTGTTTGCCTGGGGCGATCCCGCGGCCAAGCCCGAACAGCTGATCACCGCCCTGGCCATCGGCCCGGCCACCGTGCGCGGCGTGCCCTGCGAGCAGTACGCGTTCCGCCAGGACGGCCTCGACTGGCAGCTCTGGATCCAGCGCGGCGCCCAGCCCCTGCCGCGGCGCCTGGTGCTCACCACCACCGATGACCCGGCGCGCCCGCAGTACACGGTGGACCTCGACTGGGTGCCTGGCGACACCCCGCCGGATTCGACGTTTGCCTTCGTGCCCCCGGATGGAGCGCAAGCCATTCAAGCGGTGCGCGCCAACGCGATTGCCAACACCGCCCGGTAA